TGTGAAGCATGCCACGGACCGGGCGAAGCGCATGTGGCCTGGGCAAAACCGGAAACGCCGGGCGAGAGCGCGTTTTCGCGCGTCAATGAAAAGGGATTGCTCGTCGAATTTTCCGACGATCATGCACAAATAGAGATACAGCAATGCGCCACGTGCCATGCGCGCCGCGAACCGTTTCAGGCATCAAGCCCCTTTCCGGGCACGCCCTTTCACGATGCCTACCGTTTGGCGCTTCTGAGAGAAGGTCTCTACCATCCGGACGGGCAGATCCTCGACGAGGTCTATGTCTACGGTTCGTTTCTGCAGTCAAAAATGCATCAGGCCGGTGTGCGGTGTTCGGACTGCCATGAACCGCACAGCGCTGAACTGAGGGCAGACGGCAACGCCATGTGCACACAGTGTCACTCGCCTGCCGGCAACAGCGATTTCCCGAGCCTGACCTTGAAAGACTATGACGACGTGGCGCATCACTTCCACGAAACGGGATCCGAAGGCGCGCAATGCGTCAGCTGCCACATGATCGAACGCACATATATGGGTGTCGATGGCCGGCGCGACCACTCGTTCAGGGTTCCCCGGCCTGATGTTTCATCCAGGGTCAATACTCCGAATGCCTGCACCGACTGCCACCAGGACAAGACGGCCGAATGGGCGGCCGAAACACTGAAAGCGCACTTTCCCGACAGCCTGCATCGCGAGCCCCATTTCGGCGAGGTCTTTTCCTCCGCTCGCGAGGGAACCGCCGGCATCGGAGATAACCTCCTGGCGATTGCAAATCAGCCCACCTATCCGGCGATTGTTCGCGCGACGGCGCTCGACCTGCTGATGCGAGATCCGGATCCGGCACTTGCAGAGCGCGCCGGGAGCCTGCTGGACGATCCGGACCCCTTGGTGCGAAGTGCCGCTATCGCGACACAACGCAACGCTCCGCCTGAAACCGCGAACGGGAATATCCTTCGTGCATTGGAAGATCCGGTAAAAGCCGTCCGGATTGCGGCAGCACGCCAGCTATTGACGCTTCCGCCCGGACCATCCTCCGCACATGCCTCGCCTGCAGCCCGGACAGCTTCGCGCGAATGGCAACAATCTCTTGCAGCGAAATCCGATTTTCCCGAAACACACATGAGTCTGGGCGGCACCGCTCTGGCGATGCGGAATCCCCGCGCAGCAGCGTCAGCCTTCGAGGAAGTAACCCGGCTGGACCCCCAACTCGTCGAGGCCTGGATTTTTCTTGTACGCATTCACCTGGCACAACAAGACCTGGCGGCTGCGGAGTTTGCCCTGCAAAAGGGCCTGGTTCTCAACCCGGAAAACGAAGACCTTCTGGCGTTGAAAAATCAGTATTTCAGGTAGGGTTTTGTGAACTTCCGCCTATGAACGAACCCACTACTTAGTTAAGGCCGAAAATGTAGTTCTTTTAGCAAACGCAACTAGAAGTAAGATCACCAAACTAAATTACGACCTTCCAATTCGCCGTCAATCTCTAATGTAGAACACTAAATCCTTCATTCCAAAAGCGCTAAACTCCGACCCTAAAACTCATAGCCTCCAAGTTTAATTTCAAATTTATGCTTCATCTCTACGAATTCCTTAAGTTTTCTATCGTAGCAGTTCCTGTAATCTAAGCGAAAATCTGATTTATTTCTATGATTTAATTTAACATTTTCGATACTCAAATCTTTACAAAGTGATAGAAAATCTTCTGAAATTCTCTCAAAACGAAGAAATTTACTTACTAACTCCTTTCCGAATGAGTGTCGAAACAATATACCTCTCTCTACCGTTAGAAAGTCTTCGAGCGTTGGCGCTTTCTTGACCAACTGAACAAAGGATTTTTCGGACCATTCGACAGCCCCCCGATGTGGGGAAAAGTATAAACTCACCAATTTGTCAAAAGGATTTCGAATACTAGTAAATATGTAATAATTCTCAATCTGCTTACCAAGGGCGTTATAATATTCTCTCATTCGGGAGTGTTTCGACAAATTCTGATAATTAGGATTTTTAACTCCAAATCTATCGATGCCATCTTGCTTTTGGCTATTAATTACAATCTCGTCTTCGGAAAAATCACGCAATCATCTTGGATGCTATTCCCGGCAGTTTTTGGCACATGAATAAATATAAAATTTTTTGCAACAGATATCATTTACATTCCATTGGCACGGAAATTCGTTTCGGCTCGAATTCACAACTATATTTTTCTAAAAATAGTTGAGGGTCGGCGCAGCCAGAACAAACGGAGCAATGTAAGGTAAATAATTGACTGCCTTGTGCGTTATGTCATTTGCGAAAACCATCCAGCTTTACGCTGACAATTTTTGAGCGTGCTGGTTTGCTCGATTTACAATAGAATTCATATCCGGTAAATCGCTGCGCTTACTTCATAACGCCTTTATCAAGAACCTCAATAAGTTGCTCACTTACGTACTTGGAAACACAATCGTCAGTGAGCAGAACCCGTTGTTTAAGAAAATTCGTCTGAAAATCACGATTCACTTCAAACCTCCCGTTTTGATTGCTGGCATAGGGCGATGTGGAACGACACTTGTGCGTGACACAGTCGTAAACTCGAACAAGTACTATTCCAAGGCGCCGGGTTTCGTTGTGACCATCAACGGGACAGATTTCGCGAACGGGAATGTTTACAAGACGCACGATTTTCCGCCACGCTCGCTGCCCGCGGACGTCAAGGTCGTGTTCATGTTCGGCAACCCGATGAATGCGGCAGTCTCATCTTTCAAGGCGTTCGCTGGACCCGGCAGACAGCACTATGTCCACGCACACTCCCCATTTGCGGATGAACACGAAAATCTTTTTGAGCGCGATGTCCTGTTGATGGAAAAGCAGTTTCGCGCTTGGATGCAGCCACACGAGTTTAAGTTCTGCGCAGTGCGCTATGAAGCGTTGGGCGACAACTCGGTCCGCGATCAGTTGGCACAGTTTCTGAACTGTGAAATGCGGTTTCCTGAATTTCAGGAAAGAGAAAGTTCGTGGCTGAACCATGAGCGAAGGCCAGAACTTGAAAGGACATACGGAAGACTTGCCGAAGATATGGAGAGTTTCCCTGCCATAACGGTCTTTCCCGCCAAAGAGGCGCCTGGCGGCGATCTTCAAGTTGAGATGAATCCAACCGGTTAAATTAAGCGCTTCGGGTCGCTATTTCTTCCCTGCCGTCCCGCGCCACAAGTCCAGCAACAGCTTTCTCCGCCAAACGACTCGATCCAGCGATGCGCGATGTCATGTCCGTCATGGCTGATGGCCTGCAGGCGGCGGCAGTCCCGCGCCACCACCGGCCGGATGGCATTCAGGTGCCGGGTCATGTGCGGAACGCATCGTCTGAAATGGACCGTGCCGAAAGCCCACGCCTGCCAGTGGTCCGGATCGAAGGCGGCAGCCCGGCTGAAGCCGTAGGCAGCGGCCGGTTGACCCTCATGCCAGATCGACCAGACCATACCGGGCACTGCCGTTTCCAATGCGCAAAGCCCGAGCAGACGCGTATCCCAGTGCTGCCACAGGCAGGCGATTTCCCGGCGGTCTTCGGCGCGCATGTTGGCGGCTATGAAGCTAGCATCGCGAACCGTCAGATCCTTGATTAGAAACCGTCGAGCGGGTCCGCCAGCGGTGCACTCTGCGACCGCTGTCCGGTTCCGAGGACTTTCTTCAACTCCGACTTGTCTTTCCATCCAAGTGCCTCGACGATCGCATCGGCCTCGTCAGGAGATGCCCCGAGACGCGCCTTGATGTCTTCCTTGCTTTCGATCAGGATCCGGCCGCCCTTCAGCTTCCAGCGATGCGCGGTAAGTTGCGCTTTCACGGCTGACGATCTCTTGATCGCCAGTCCCAGACCGCTTTTGGGGTGCAGTGCCTCGCGCAGCCGCCAGTAAAGCTGGGCACGCAGATTGTAGAACGGGATCCGGCTGTCCCTGGCGCATTCGCCCGACTGCGCGGAGAACACGCATTTTTCGACCGGAATGCTGTTTTCCCGCGACAGAAATCCAACCGTGTCGCCGCCCCAGCCACCGGTGCAGTCGACCACGATCAGGGCATTGTCCCGGCGCTCTCTCACGATCAGGGCGCCCACCTCGGCGCCGTCCCGTGTGTCGGCCCCCTTGCGGACAATGTTTTCCTCGAAGCGCCGGCCATGCAGCGGTTGCAACACCGTCTTGTCCTTGCCGCCCTGGGCCACGTCCACCGCCAGAACGTCCATCGGCTTGTCAGCATCAATACCCGCATCATACCGGTCGAACGCGAGTTCCATCCATTCGGACGGGATGACCTGCCAGTCATGATCCTGGCGCGCGGATTGAAAGTCTCCGGTCTTCAATGCCGTGCGCATCGGTTCCGGCATCTGGTCCAGTTGCGCATCGTAGTCAGCGCCCAGGTACCGGTTGTCCTGCCTTCGGGCCGGGATGAAGGTCCGGCTTTTCGGTGTCCTGAGCTCGCCGTCCACCTGGACCGGTTCAGGGCCATCCACCCAGATCGTACGCACCGTGTCGCCATCGTCGACGAACACCGCCCACATCAGTTCACCCGGTTGAACATCGCCGAACCTGGGATGAAGCGGGTCAAGCCAGGGTGCGAACCATTCGATCAGGAAATCGCCCTGCCCGCCAAGCGGCGGATTGGTTGCGATCAGGCCCCGGCAACGCTGGCCCTCGCGCGTCGTTCGAAGCCAGCCGAGAACAAACAGGATCTTGCGCGGATCCATCTGAGCGCCTTCATCGAAGGCCTTCAGATCATGATCGCGTCCCTGCCAGTCTTGCTCCGCGCCCGGCAGACCAAGATGCCCGAATTCGATCATGCGTTCATCCGGTCCGACCCAGCGCGGCGGCGTCCCGGAAATCTTGCCGAGCCCGGCCGCGCCCATGAGCGTGTTCATGCGCTCGATCAGACCTTTGAGCGATTTCAACGATTGCCGGAAGATCGCTGCCTTGTGATGGGCAAACAGCGCAAGGCCAGCGATCAGGTCCGTCTTGCCGCCACCGGCCGCGCCGCCATACAGCGTGAGATCCGCTTCCGAGAAGTATCCTTCGGTCTGCGGTCCTGCCTGTGGTTGCCAGACTTCGAACTGGCGCAGGACGTCAGCCTCGTCCAGGTATTTCTGCAGCGTCACGCGTTCCGGCGCGGCCATGTCCTCGATCCGGTCTATCAGCGTCCTGAGGGCCGTCGTCATTTTTTCTGCCACCTTCGTGCGACAACAATGTCGCCTGCTTCTCCTGAGGAAAGGTCGGACAGCTTCATGAAGGAAATTGAATACTGCCCGATCAAACCAGTTCCGCCGTCACCTGATTGGCATAGATCAGACCTTGCGTAATCGTCCCGGTATAGGCTCCGGGCCCCGCGCTGTTCCACCCGCCGCGGTTTCTGGCGACATTGCCTGCATGGACATCCCCAAGACCTCCGCTGTTGCTTCCTCCGGCCTGACTTTCCGTATGCGTGATGGAAATCTTGGAAGCGATCAGAACTCCGTCTGCGTAGAGCGCGGATTTGCCGGTACTCGGGCCGAAATAGCCGGTGCCGCCGCAGGAAAACTCAAGAACCGAAGCACCGCCCGGAATGGGCGCGCTGATCTCGATGCGGTTGGTGGCGTCCCCGAACGTGTCCCCGTCGCCATGTTGCAGGTAAAGCTGGAAGCGAAAGCTGCGGTCGATCGCCGACGAAGTAATTGACCTGCTTGGACCGGCACATGGACTTTGTGCCACTGGAATCTCGCGGCTATACTTGGCTGGAAATCTCGAACCCATATCCAGTTCTGTGACGCCCGGCTTGATGCAGCCTTTCGGATTTTTCGCATAAATCCGCAACTTCAGATTATCAGAGGTAGACCCCGCCAAGAGCATAGAGCAAAAAGAGGCCAAAGTGAAAGATCAGCCAGATCATCGCCAGTGACAAACATCTATAGAGTCGGACGCGAATTCCAAACCTGTAATAGAACACTCGAAAAACTTGCAAAAGGCTGAAAATTGAATCAAGAATAATAAGCACGTAAGCTAGCAAACTTGCACCTTCCAAAAATTCCTTTTGATTGTGAAAGAAGTATAGAGCAATAGATGCCCCCGCGAAAAAGTATATTGACGACAAGCAGATCACCAGAAGCGAAGCTAGGTTGAATACCGTCTTCGTGTCTTTCGCGTAAACATAAATATTGAGATACAATCGAAGTGCGAGGGGAATTGCTGACATCAGAAAGCCCAGAAACACTTGCCTAACTCCTCAAAATCTAACTCAGACACACTCAGCAAAACCGTGACAGCATCCTGTTCCCTATATGTTCTAACTGTCAAGAAAAAATACAACTAAAAATAGCAAAGAATATTCACTGCTGAGAAAAAGCCCATGCCGCCCTTGTTTTGGCAAGCCCCTCGTCGCGCAACGCCACGCCGATGACCTTTTTAGGTGAACTCCCGTCCGCCAAAACAACCAGGTAGACAAGGTCAGTCAGATGCGTTCCAAAAACGGCACGCTCCAAGGTACCGTGACGAGGAGCGATTTAGCCCCGTTTTGACGAGACGTCCATCAAGCGCCCGCGCCTGAAACACCGGTTCAGACCACACGCACTGAAAGTGGATTTGCAATCAGGAGCTTGAGCCGGTGTTCAGGTTGAGCACAGAACACGACAAATTCACAGCAGACGCGAAAAACGCAGTACGGGCCGTCATACGCGTCGAAAGTCTCCGGGTGCGCAAGACATTGAGTCTTGCGGACTTGAAACAACACGTCCGTGAAATACATGCCGATTGACAAGCCAATCAGAAATATTCGGTTCTCATTCGAAAATGACTTCATTATTCGAAAAGAACAGCGCCAAGACCGGCGATGCACACCAGCACGAGCATCATCATAGACGCGCATCTGAACAGCCGGATCTGGACACCGAACTTGACTACAAAAACCCTGACCGTCTGGAAAACACTGAACACCCCATCCAAAACAAGAATTAGAAAAAAAACCAGTATTTCAGAGGATGACTCTCTTATGTCATATTCAATAATAAATGGGAATACAGTATAATAAATCGATCCAATAGAAATAATGGCAAAAGACAAAATATTGATGAAATTTTTTTTATCTCTGACCAAAATGTAATATTCCAAATACAACCTCAGAGCTAGCGGTATAATCCAAAATACAATTACCAAAATCATGTCTTAACCTCCTCTCCCAGTAGGCCGAGCAAACACGACACTTCAATCAAAGAGATCATTTCAATCAACTTCTTGCTCCAAGCGCAAAAATCATCGCAACACCGGCGTTGGCCGTTAGAAAAATCATCGCGAGCGACAGACATCTGTAGATGCGGACGCGAATGCCAAATTTGAAAACAAACACCCTGACAACTTGAATAATGCTGAAAAGGGAATCGAGAAACAGCGAACAAAGCCCCATGTAAATCGCGTAACCACTGAGATACGCTTGATCGTAAAAAAAAGTGCCCGCAAGAAAAACTCCGAAGAAGAAATAAACTGATGAAGTGCAGATAATAATCAAAAAAATGTAGTTTAAGAGTGTTTTGGAGTCCCTATTGAAGGCATAAATGTTGAGATAAAACCGAAGCGCCAGGGGAATTGCTGACACCAGAAAGCCCAGAAACACTCACCTATCTCCTTGGTATGAAAACCAGACATTTACAACAACAGAATACGCTAATTTGTTCTTTATATGTTCCATTCGTCAAGATTAAATTCTACTTAAAATTGCATATTTATCGGCACTGCGCTGAAAAGCACCCGTTGCTCGGCTACCTCAGCTTGCGGCATGCCGCATGGACGTCGAAACGGCAACGGCACACTTTCCCAATGTACTGGAATAGCGGCACTCTTAGCCGCGTTTTGACGAAGCGTCCATGGCAGGAGCTTGTCTCAAACAGCCGCTCAGACCGTGTGCCCGTCAAACCCTATCTGAATCAAGCCATTACACGGTTTTGATAGTTGGGCGTTCAGGGACCGTTTCCGGGTCAGACCCGCCAGCCCAGCAGCCGCTTTTCCAGGAGGCCGATCAGCGCACTGACGAGAACACCCAGAAGCGACAGGATCACGACGCCGGCGAACAACCGCTCCAGATCGTAGAGCGAGCCAGCCTCCAGGATATAAGCCCCGATACCATACTCGGCACCGAGCATTTCAGCTGCAACAAGCAGGATAATCGCGATCGCGAGGCTGATGCGCAGGCCGGAGAGAATACCCGGCATGGCGCCGGGTAGCACGATCTTGCGTACGATCGAGGACCAGGAAAGACCGAAACTCTGGCCCATGCGGATCAGCGACCGGTCGACATTGTCGACCGCACCATAGGTCGCCACCACCGTCGGTGTGAAAGTGCCGAAGGCGATCAACGCGTATTTCGATCCTTCATCAATCCCGAACCAGATCACGAACAGAGGAAGAAGAGCGATCTTCGGGATCGGAAAAATCGCGGCGACCAGCGGAACCAGCCCTGCCCTGACATAGGAAAACAGGCCGATCAGTACACCGATCGCGATCCCCGTGCTCGCCCCCAGCGCCGCACCGATCACCAGCCGTGTCAGGGAGGGCTGCAAGTGTTTGAAGAGAAGACCGCTCTCCCAGAGCTGCACGAAAGTCGCCAGCACGTCGGTCGGCTTGGGCAGGGTCAGCGCGGAAATCCAGCCGGTCTGTGTGCCCCACTGGACCAGGCCGATCAGGACAACGAAGACGGCAACGCCCACCCAGCGAAGCGATCGGGGGGCAAAACCACCGCCCCGGAACCGGACCTCGATCGGCTTGTCGTCCTCCTGGCGGCCCGTGGCCTCTGTTTCAGCCATCGATCAGTTCCTCGTCCGCGGCGCGGGCCTCTTCGCGCATGAGTTCCCAAAGCAGATCATGCTTGGTCTGGCAGACCGGATCCCCGGCGCGGCGCTCACCGATCGGTGTGTCGATGCGGACGATCTCACGGATCTGACCGGGGCGGCGCGACAGCACCACGATCGTATGCCCGAGCCGCACCGCCTCGGCCAGATTATGGGTGACGTAGACGGCAGTGAACGGCTGGCGGGTCCAGAGCGCCACCAGATCGTCCATCAGCAATTCACGGGTCTGGGCGTCCAGAGCAGACAGGGGTTCATCCATCAGCATCACCGCCGGGGTGACCGCCAGCGCGCGCGCAATCGCGACCCTTTGTTTCATCCCGCCGGAGAGTTGCTTCGGCAGCGCATCCGCAAAATCGGCGAGCTTCGTGCGGTTCAGGACATCGTCGATGATCGCCTTGGAGCGTTTGCCCCGAATGCCGTGATCTTCCAGAACCAGCGAGATGTTGCCCTTCACGGTCCGCCAGGGCAGCAGGGCGAAGTCCTGGAACACGAAGGTCAGCGGATTGAGGCTGTCGGCAGGTGGCGCGCCAAGCTGCAGCACCCGCCCGCTGCCCGGGCGTTCGAGACCGCCGATCAGCCGCAAGAGCGTCGACTTCCCGCAACCGGACGGTCCGACAAGGCAGACGATCTGACCCGTCGAAATATCCAGCGAGATGTCGCGCAGCACTTCCGTCTCGCCATAGGAATGGCTGATGCCATCCAATCTGATATCCATGCCCATGTGTGAACCGCCTGAAGGGACCCGGGAAAAACGGAACGGCGGCCTCCGCTTCGGACCGCCGTTCCGCCTTGAGACTTAGCCTTCGTAGGTTTCCACGTAACTGCCATCCACAAGGGTGTCGAGCGTGATATCCTTGCCGACGAGGTCTTCCGACTGGAACCACGCCAGTTGATCCTTGAGCGAGGCAACGTTCAGGCGCGATCCTTCGTTGATGCGCATGGTGCCGTTGATGATGGACGGAGCCGCCTTTTCGCGCGGACGGTCGGTGTAAACGTATTTGTGGATCAGATCGACCATCTCGTTCACG
This region of uncultured Roseibium sp. genomic DNA includes:
- a CDS encoding multiheme c-type cytochrome, yielding MWAYMRSVAILLTLVGLNGTGHAQDDSVPQFVGTGSCAECHEAESKSWQKSHHALAWTEPTDETVDGDFENAEFVHLGRTSRFFKQNGAFFIETDDFRDGTTTFKVAGVGGIAPLQQYLIETEPGRLQSFDVVWDQVRKEWYHLYPSQELPPEDGFHWSGPYKNWNARCAECHSTDFRKNYSLRDRQYQSAWSEIGVGCEACHGPGEAHVAWAKPETPGESAFSRVNEKGLLVEFSDDHAQIEIQQCATCHARREPFQASSPFPGTPFHDAYRLALLREGLYHPDGQILDEVYVYGSFLQSKMHQAGVRCSDCHEPHSAELRADGNAMCTQCHSPAGNSDFPSLTLKDYDDVAHHFHETGSEGAQCVSCHMIERTYMGVDGRRDHSFRVPRPDVSSRVNTPNACTDCHQDKTAEWAAETLKAHFPDSLHREPHFGEVFSSAREGTAGIGDNLLAIANQPTYPAIVRATALDLLMRDPDPALAERAGSLLDDPDPLVRSAAIATQRNAPPETANGNILRALEDPVKAVRIAAARQLLTLPPGPSSAHASPAARTASREWQQSLAAKSDFPETHMSLGGTALAMRNPRAAASAFEEVTRLDPQLVEAWIFLVRIHLAQQDLAAAEFALQKGLVLNPENEDLLALKNQYFR
- a CDS encoding ABC transporter permease, coding for MAETEATGRQEDDKPIEVRFRGGGFAPRSLRWVGVAVFVVLIGLVQWGTQTGWISALTLPKPTDVLATFVQLWESGLLFKHLQPSLTRLVIGAALGASTGIAIGVLIGLFSYVRAGLVPLVAAIFPIPKIALLPLFVIWFGIDEGSKYALIAFGTFTPTVVATYGAVDNVDRSLIRMGQSFGLSWSSIVRKIVLPGAMPGILSGLRISLAIAIILLVAAEMLGAEYGIGAYILEAGSLYDLERLFAGVVILSLLGVLVSALIGLLEKRLLGWRV
- a CDS encoding ABC transporter ATP-binding protein, coding for MDIRLDGISHSYGETEVLRDISLDISTGQIVCLVGPSGCGKSTLLRLIGGLERPGSGRVLQLGAPPADSLNPLTFVFQDFALLPWRTVKGNISLVLEDHGIRGKRSKAIIDDVLNRTKLADFADALPKQLSGGMKQRVAIARALAVTPAVMLMDEPLSALDAQTRELLMDDLVALWTRQPFTAVYVTHNLAEAVRLGHTIVVLSRRPGQIREIVRIDTPIGERRAGDPVCQTKHDLLWELMREEARAADEELIDG